In Miscanthus floridulus cultivar M001 chromosome 5, ASM1932011v1, whole genome shotgun sequence, one genomic interval encodes:
- the LOC136451783 gene encoding paired amphipathic helix protein pst3-like, protein MTYSSFSSDRPVGGAAGGAKNAPAAAAGSWSPSVEDAMSFVQMVKEAFKERHPDKYHLFLRVMDDFRNQRVGIAEVASTAKALFQDSPDLALGFNVFLPKGHRIQVGLDELAACFIRDINLDDDGGGH, encoded by the exons ATGACCTACTCGTCCTTCTCCAGTGACAG GCCTGTCGGAGGTGCAGCAGGTGGGGCGAAGAacgcgccggccgccgccgcgggaTCATGGTCGCCGTCGGTGGAGGACGCGATGAGCTTCGTGCAGATGGTGAAGGAGGCGTTCAAGGAGCGGCACCCGGACAAGTACCACCTCTTCCTCCGCGTCATGGACGACTTCAGGAACCAGCGGGTCGGCATCGCCGAGGTGGCGTCCACCGCCAAGGCCCTGTTCCAGGACAGCCCTGATCTGGCGCTGGGATTCAACGTCttcctgcccaagggccacaggATCCAGGTCGGCCTTGATGAACTCGCCGCCTGTTTCATCAGGGACATCAACctggacgacgacggcggcggccactgA